acaccaaaatgacccattaaaccacctctatgtgcttcacgcacaagcaactcacgcatagaactattaggcacacaaagtctattctctctaaacaagtacccatctagtctatagaattttccgaatgctgccttctcacatgcctcatacacactagcaaaatcatcatcattagcatacaaatccttaacatattcaaatcctaataactttgcatttaatgtagagacaagggcataccttcttaataatgcatcagccacaatattttccttaccttgtttgtatttgattacataagggaaggtctcaatgaattccacccacttggcatgtcttctatttaacttaccttgtcccttcaggtgcttcaaggactcatggtcagtatgtatgacaaattctttcggccaaaggtagtgttgccaagtctctaatgccctcaccaatgcataaagctccttgtcatatgttgggtagttcaaagctgccccatttagcttttcactaaaataggctatcggcctcttctcctgcatcaaaacagttccaatacctattcctgaggcatcacattcaatctcaaaagttttagaaaaatccggtaatgctaataaaggagcaccacataatctttctttaatttcattaaatgcgcgatcttgctcacttccccatttaaaaccaacagattttttaacaatttcagtgagtggtgcagctagtgtactgaaatctttgacaaatcggcgataaaaactagccaaaccgtgaaaacttcttacctcggtgactgacttaggtgtgggccattccttgatagccttcaccttttcctcatccacctcaattcctttcgcactaacaacataacccagaaatacaactttttccatacaaaatgaacatttctttaaattggcatatagtttttcttttctcaaaatagcaagcacacaatgtaaatgatcaatatgctcatctaaattcttgctatataccaaaatatcatcaaaatagaccacaacaaatctgcctataaacgcacgcaatgcatggttcattaacctcatgaatgtacttggtgcattagttagaccgaaaggcattaccaaccactcatacaatccatatttagtttgaaaggcagttttccattcatcaccctctttcatcctaatttgatgatatccacttttcaaatcaatttttgtgaaaacacatgatccatgcaattcatccaacatgtcatctagcctaggaatgggatgtctatactttaccgtaatgttgttgatagccctgcaatcaacacacattctccaagttccatccttcttaggcacaagcagcaccggcaccgcgcatggactcatactctccctcacatgtcccttggtcagcaactcctcaacttgcctttgaagttcctttgtctcctccggattactcctataggctggtcggttaggaattgtggcacctggcacaaaatcgagttgatgctctattcctcttataggtggcaatccactaggaacatcattaggaaacacgtcctcatattcctgcaacaaagagacaacaacactaggcaaagatttgtcaagttcgttagtattaaaacacacctctctgtacaagagtacaaatataggctgttttgtataaaaagcactcttgacatcactcgccttagcataaaaactcccttgtttttttgtttttctctcattttttccaccctcaactgtcttttcactcttttttatggtttcactctcttttttctgttcacactcttttattctttcactctctttctcatcatctttttttgcattctcaatctcacaatttttcaagtcattttctcttttcagtttcacttgatcttcatacacttgtctcggagtcaacggtacaagagtaatggttttactatctttaacaaaagaatacctattcttgaactcatcatgattgactctcctgtcaaactgccatggcctgcccaataacatgtgacccgcttgcattggaacaacatcacaaagtacttcatccttgtacctcccaattgaaaaagaaaccagtacttgcttatttaccttaacttctccacaatcattcaaccacaggaacttatatggtctagggtgtttcaaggtagataaattcaatttttcaactaaagtagtactagccacattagtacagctccccccatctataatcatactacataccttgttgttgacgtggcatctagtgtgaaaaatgttctccctttgttgttccatgtcatcctctttgacttgggcacttaaagcacgccttgcaacaagcgactcaccctccactggatactccacttcttcatcacaagcatcctcaagtgatggaatctggtcatcatcttcctcgctttcagtttccacctctccatcaatacgtgcaatcatggtcctcttatttgggcattgtgaagcaatatgacctactcccaaacaacgaaaacacttaatatcatgattacgagtctgggatttagttttacctttgttgacactgggagcttcatctctccttttttgtggttcggctttggacttgaaaacagccactcgtctttcctcccatttgacctccatgaagtagaggagcccggattttgaaatgaccgagttcctttccttttaagctgtcgttccacctttattgccatgtgcaccatgtcctccaactccacatagtgctgcaactccaccacgttggcaatgtcccgattcagcccattcagaaaccttgccatggtagcttctctatcctcctctacatttgcccgaatcatggcaatctccatctccttgtggtagtcatccacgctcctatagccttgagtaagactctgtaatttctgatacaagtccctatagtagtgactaggaacaaaccgccttctcatgattgccttcatttcctcccaactctcaataggtctctcacggtttctccttctgttcatcacaagttgatcccaccatataatagcatagtcagtaaactcaatgacagcgagttttacctttttctcctcggagtagttgtggcactcaaagattaactccaccttcttctcccactccaagtatgcttcggatcatttttcccttggaatgtgggtatcttcatttttatgtttcctaggttcctatcagtcccatcttgccatcttggatctcttcggaaacctccaccacgcctttctctccttggcacaaacctgccttcattgttcagtgaagcttgatcttcttcatcttcaaactcatcctcgtggtagtcatcagaatcattcatgtgagaacgcctttcttgccttctagcattagggcctctttggggacgctcctcacgcaaagtaggaataacagtgtcttgcctatccatccgatcccgaatctcattaaacaccacgttcatgcgttcaaattgttgttgcatagcctgtaaaatgatggacgactcctcccctccttcccaatttgatgtttcacacctgaaagacatacttttgaaataacagagaattgttagaaataattcctcacaacactccctcacgtgtttgcactcaaattatgtcactcccactcgtgtttcactcttaaattggctttttcctgatattagtctcacactctcttgcctttttccactcgttgcttcgccttgtcagttctgcaatgaactaacaaacttgatcaagaaattcaacttgtagtgttaaaacaaataccaatggcaagaaaatatgaaagaaacactaaatcaaaggaagaaataccaaataaaaataagaagacaaaagaaaacaatattttggtctgagagaactgaaactacaacaaatttttttttttttttgctatttcctttcagatgtcttttttttcactttttttttttttttttttttttgggaactgggtgcacgattttaacctagtgcacttcaatgaaaacaaaaaaataagaacgatgaatgaagaacacaacagaaacaggataggatgataacaggaaacaaaagataaagggatagaaaactgattttagaacctgtgctctgataccaaatgatgcgaacctcaatcgacacgctttgagacccaacaaaaatattggaatatttaacccaggaaagctaaaaatcatatttatgatagaaaccctgacccaacgtttataagagaaacgcgaaccaaaggtataagttgaccttgacccaatgattataaagaatcacgaaccaaaggtataaagtttgaacgccacaaggaagaatccttgataagttcacagttctttaagaaccaaaagagagcaaagcctcaccttttctgaattttattcaataataatctgaaaaccgtttacagacttcagagcctatttaaggactctacaaaacttgacagacaagaaaatatattctgaaataactcctaattgataccttaccatatcaggaatcaagtttgacctaaaaagcattaaatgcacctaaaaacaaggaaaatacctaaaaaacgtactaaataataaaaccctaaataaaagctgatttggtctgaaattagcagatccaaaataggaaaaaatctgccttaactgatacagagctagaaagtcaatcagccattaattcatgccataaatcactcccaattaagtcagatcagccctgaatagcttgaattaaatttactacacttttatcttcctttgggccaagcttggaacatccggcgttagaatcagcccaaatctcttgaatcagcccattaagtgcttcttggatcttcttggatcttgctcttgtaataggcccaactggaacatgcaatggatccttgaatgcttgttgattctcatcacctATTGAACGCCTCCAACGGCTAGAAAGGCAAGGCGCTATATAAATCGCCTTAGAACCTAAAACAAGGTACACACACAAATATCTTAATACACTTAACTTTTATTATTGTCTCTCTTATGTGCCTGACTTTATCATTGGAGACTCATTAGCTGGCACCACGCCTTTCGAGGGACCActcttttttatcttatataggGATATAGATTCTCTTGGTCATATACGGTCTAGACGAACTCATCTATTGACGAATCTGGCTTTGTACATTCACTTAAATGAGTGATCTAATACATCCCACTTATTATAAAGTTTTCTATTTCTATTGTAATACTTTTCTAAGGAACATTTATATTGTACTCTGTAGATTCGCTTATATGAGTGACCTAATACATCCCACGTAATATAAAGTTTGTCCTTTGTACAACGTAGGTACGTCGCCCCTGGTTGCTGAAAAGTTTCCACATGTCTAATCTCCACCCATTAAGAACAAGCACAGAAACCCATGATCTCTTGGTAATAATTTAAGTTTAGTATAAAAGAGTCAACCTTCAAGATAATGTGCATGTATCCTTTTATCTCTTGCAAGCATTTTTAATGGATATGCTAGTAGATTTACATTAGAGTCTCAAACTATTGGGTTGAAAAATTTGCAATCGGGTATCACTAGGCATAGTTGGTGAAAAGAGAGAACCAAGAAAGCAGAGGGCCCTGTGTTTTGTGCAAATGAATGAATTTGCAAAAtccaaaatagtaaaaacatctttttttttttttttttttttttttttttttcttcaatgagAAATGAGTAAAAGGAATGACTTGAGTTGACGTCTATTATCAGAGAATGATCATAATAACATTATACTCACTAGGCTCAAGTTTGTGAGAACATGAGATCCGAATTCTGGATAAGGCATAACTATGCACTTAGCCCGGTCAAAGATACTAAATCTAAAACACCAGTAAGCATGTacatcttttgttttaaatgcacTTTTCAAATAAAGTAATACAAAGAAGGGCATCTAAAATAGTGACATGGAATTAGACACGGCTCAAAAGAAATAGTAAAGTTATAGTGACATGGAAAACGAAATATAtgtataaacaaataaatagaaaacGAAATTTAGTACTATTTGGGGAAGCTAAATTAAGTCATAGAAGAGACAGATATGTGGGAAAGAAACAGCAAGAAAATTATATGTGAATCGTTAATGATGTGTGTACACACATCATCAACGTATCAAgtattttttctcctccacgTTTTTCATGCCAAAGTatctcttttttcaacaaatggGCAGCTGTACCTTTTCTCAtacattttcttgatttttttttcgttCACTTCCAAATCTTTGTCAAtttttaccccccccccccccccccccccaaaataaaata
This portion of the Castanea sativa cultivar Marrone di Chiusa Pesio chromosome 7, ASM4071231v1 genome encodes:
- the LOC142644242 gene encoding uncharacterized protein LOC142644242 — translated: MYEKREVCFNTNELDKSLPSVVVSLLQEYEDVFPNDVPSGLPPIRGIEHQLDFVPGATIPNRPAYRSNPEETKELQRQVEELLTKGHVRESMSPCAVPVLLVPKKDGTWRMCVDCRAINNITVKYRHPIPRLDDMLDELHGSCVFTKIDLKSGYHQIRMKEGDEWKTAFQTKYGLYEWLVMPFGLTNAPSTFMRLMNHALLVFLGYVVSAKGIEVDEEKVKAIKEWPTPKSGQGKLNRRHAKWVEFIETFPYVIKYKQGKENIVADALLRRYALVSTLNAKLLGFEYVKDLYANDDDFASVYEACEKAAFGKFYRLDGYLFRENRLCVPNSSMRELLVREAHRGGLMGHFGVRKTLEVLHEHFFWPKMKRDVERVYPNLEVEYRTMFADGLFVAVLKCVSVIVTLPKTDVLKYGVQLQFPTTSNEVEYED